A stretch of the Rosa rugosa chromosome 5, drRosRugo1.1, whole genome shotgun sequence genome encodes the following:
- the LOC133708394 gene encoding putative E3 ubiquitin-protein ligase LIN isoform X3, translated as MKMNLLGDSVEDVASCSTTALVSSHNQERLDLKSIRAVVISVNQCILKLIANAKTRNSIRVRCISKLQNQKQDFFEFSDQSVISNLYWGIDSIEAAITAEWPEEKAAQLRKAEQMLQVPALLDEDGVTAGIPNSYLVCCSYFYLSVVRKLQEDEWQVALHFLQAVLVSPRLVQTEFAHDLYESLFPTCGRSERQEIRASKSLESIDKDEAIRQMARIYRDWLMYYKVMLYGATPQGQGGGYRGILSPDKESLYSLHGKSTRSDCSNNIEHDHSLHTQWNYGKVHPFDSQEDIAIEDELKQSIHISEFEEYGKSKNDLNQATEFHVKTRELQRNSSIKRLQDLLDDSQSDTPTSVDSCSDYSDYDIESEVIDGGECSTRDARIGADFSKKLQATSSTSDPKFTDSINGLLTISEHRDKRSKTHQNLYVQKEYASQRNYRINQRDHQRSVARKKHSSRSQKSSIELRLHSTKDSKSELLSITEKAISKLFQWEGLGKWDEDYAVEVTTIYQILCNKKGEKCAVLKDMILDQLLIGISASKEEKVIRVSVSILTTIVAANKSVIEDIKKKGLQLSDLASALKRNVHEAAILFYLMNPSPTEIKTLELLPALLGVVCSPNSYKGRPASVPTPLTASLMIIGVLVSSFDHATNNVHLAEISYPNVLHGLLVVARDSNIEELISWATILVKCIQYDGNCRRYISRLAPMAPFSRLLECKMKHARCIALEFFHEVLCIPRSSATALLQRLQKEGSTKIMNSLMLCVQQLQPEYQLLAANLLLHLDTLDNSSCKSALTEEAMQVLLKLVASEESSTTQHLSAFILSNLGGTYSWAGEPYTVAWLVKKAGVTSSYRRNMIKTIHWLDDCLEDSGTDSWCSKISRSIINIGNPVFDSLVKGLKSTTRKVSRDCLIAIAWLGFEIAKSPDIIRYSACEILLSGVEQFLHPGLELEERVLACLCIYNYASGKGMKKLIHFSEGVRESLRRLSNVTWMAEELHKVADYVLPNRSQRISCVHTQILEVGVNYSGAVCALMYYKGFLHGGYSDGSVKVWNIKGQSATLVWDMKEHKKAVTCFSLLESRDSLISGSLDKTIRVWQVVHKKLECIEVIETKEPIRHLNTCGDMIFAITRGHGIKVIDASRKVKDNCTNKKVKCMAVVQGKIYAGCKDSSIQELSTTSNRAQEIKAASKFWRLQRRPINAVVTYKDWLYSASSIVQGSNLKEWKRHGKPQMSLKTGKREKVTAMGITEDFIYLNCNSSTNSIQIWLRGTQQKVGRISAGSRITSILTANDIILCGTEAGLIKGWIPL; from the exons ATGAAAATGAACTTGCTTGGTGACTCGGTGGAAGATGTAGCTAGCTGTTCTACTACTGCTTTGGTTTCGTCTCATAATCAAGAGAGATTAGACCTCAAGTCCATTCGGGCGGTTGTCATTTCAGTCAATCAATGCATTCTCAAACTCATAGCAAATGCCAAAACTAGAAACTCTATAAGGGTGAGATGTATCTCCAAGCTTCAAAATCAGAAACAGGATTTCTTCGAATTCTCTGACCAGTCTGTCATATCAAATCTTTACTGGGGTATTGACAGCATAGAAGCTGCAATTACCGCCGAATGGCCAGAAGAGAAAGCCGCTCAGCTGAGGAAGGCAGAGCAGATGCTACAAGTGCCCGCGCTACTCGATGAGGATGGAGTCACAGCTGGAATTCCGAACAGTTATTTGGTGTGTTGCTCATACTTTTACCTCTCTGTTGTTCGAAAACTCCAAGAGGATGAGTGGCAGGTTGCACTGCATTTCCTACAGGCCGTGCTGGTCTCCCCGAGACTTGTTCAGACAGAATTTGCGCATGACCTTTATGAAAGTCTTTTCCCGACTTGCGGCCGTTCTGAAAGACAAGAAATAAGAGCGAGTAAGAGCTTGGAATCAATTGACAAGGATGAAGCAATAAGGCAGATGGCAAGGATATATAGAGATTGGTTGATGTATTATAAGGTCATGTTATATGGCGCGACTCCTCAGGGTCAAGGTGGAGGATACAGAGGCATTTTGTCCCCTGACAAAGAGTCACTATATTCTCT ACATGGGAAATCCACTAGGTCGGACTGTTCAAATAATATTGAGCATGACCACAGCTTGCACACTCAATGGAAT TATGGAAAAGTGCACCCTTTTGATTCTCAAGAAGATATTGCCATCGAAGATGAACTGAAACAATCCATCCACatctcagaatttgaagaaTATGGGAAATCCAAAAATGATTTGAATCAAGCAACAGAGTTTCATGTTAAAACTAGAGAGCTCCAGAGGAATTCAAGTATTAAAAGACTCCAAGATTTGCTGGATGACTCTCAATCAGACACACCAACTTCAGTGGATTCATGCTCTGATTATTCAGATTATGACATTGAGTCAGAG GTCATTGATGGTGGTGAGTGCTCAACCAGAGATGCAAGAATAGGTGCAGATTTTTCCAA GAAACTGCAGGCTACTAGCTCCACATCAGACCCAAA ATTCACAGATTCCATCAATGGTTTATTAACTATTTCAGAGCATAGAGATAAAAGATCAAAGACCCATCAGAATTTATATGTACAAAAGGAGTATGCATCTCAGCGGAACTATAGGATCAACCAAAGGGATCACCAAAGAAGTGTTGCAAGGAAAAAACATAGTTCTCGTAGCCAGAAAAGCTCTATTGAACTTCGCTTACATTCCACAAAAGATTCGAAAAGTGAACTACTGAGTATTACTGAAAAAGCAATTTCAAAACTATTTCAGTGGGAAGGATTGGGAAAATGGGATGAAGATTATGCTGTAGAAGTTACAACAATATATCAAATACTATGCAACAAAAAAGGAGAGAAATGTGCTGTCTTGAAAGACATGATATTGGATCAACTGCTCATAGGTATTTCAGCTTCAAAGGAGGAGAAAGTGATAAGGGTATCAGTGTCTATACTAACTACTATTGTTGCAGCTAATAAGTCAGTTATCGAGGACATAAAGAAGAAAGGTCTGCAGTTATCTGATTTGGCAAGTGCTCTAAAAAGAAATGTTCATGAGGCAGCAATACTGTTTTATCTAATGAATCCATCTCCTACAGAAATTAAGACTTTAGAACTTTTACCGGCATTGTTGGGGGTCGTGTGCTCTCCAAACAGTTATAAGGGTAGGCCAGCATCAGTGCCAACACCTCTGACAGCATCACTAATGATTATTGGAGTTTTAGTATCTTCATTTGACCATGCCACAAATAATGTGCACTTGGCTGAAATCAGTTATCCCAATGTGCTGCATGGGCTCCTAGTTGTTGCAAGAGATAGTAACATTGAAGAATTGATCTCCTGGGCCACTATTCTTGTCAAATGCATACAATACGATGGAAACTGCAGAAGATATATATCAAGATTAGCTCCAATGGCTCCATTTTCCCGTCTCCTAGAATGTAAGATGAAGCATGCCAGGTGCATAGCGCTGGAATTTTTTCATGAAGTTCTTTGTATTCCAAG GTCATCGGCTACTGCCTTGTTGCAGAGGCTGCAAAAAGAAGGAAGCACGAAGATTATGAACTCACTCATGCTTTGTGTCCAACAATTGCAACCTGAATACCAACTTTTGGCAGCAAATTTGCTGCTTCATTTAGATACACTA GATAACTCCTCCTGTAAGAGTGCATTGACAGAAGAAGCTATGCAGGTTCTCCTCAAGTTGGTCGCATCTGAAGAAAGTTCCACTACACAGCACTTATCTGCATTCATCTTATCAAATCTCGGTGGAACATATTCATGGGCAGGGGAACCATATACAGTAGCATGGTTGGTTAAAAAGGCAGGTGTGACTTCCTCGTATCGACGGAATATGATAAAAACTATCCATTGGTTGGATGATTGCTTAGAG GATTCTGGCACGGACTCATGGTGCAGCAAAATTTCCAGAAGCATCATTAACATTGGGAATCCTGTCTTTGATTCTTTAGTGAAGGGTCTAAAGAGCACAACAAGGAAGGTTTCTAGGGACTGTCTAATAGCCATAGCATGGCTTGGGTTTGAAATTGCAAAGAGTCCAGATATCATCAGATATTCTGCCTGTGAGATCTTACTTAGTGGAGTTGAGCAATTTTTGCATCCTGGATTGGAGCTAGAAGAACGAGTTCTAGCATGTCTCTGCATATATAACTATGCTTCTGGTAAAG GGATGAAAAAGTTGATTCATTTCTCGGAAGGAGTGAGAGAATCACTAAGACGCTTGTCAAATGTAACCTGGATGGCAGAGGAGCTACATAAAGTAGCTGATTATGTTCTGCCAAACCGATCA CAGCGCATTTCTTGTGTTCATACCCAAATTCTCGAGGTTGGAGTCAATTACAGTGGAGCTGTATGTGCCCTCATGTATTACAAAGGATTTCTTCATGGTGGCTACTCAGATGGTTCTGTGAAG GTCTGGAACATAAAAGGTCAGTCAGCCACACTCGTATGGGACATGAAGGAGCACAAAAAGGCAGTTACATGCTTTTCACTACTTGAATCCAGGGACAGCCTTATAAGTGGATCACTGGACAAAACTATCAGG GTCTGGCAAGTGGTCCACAAAAAACTGGAGTGCATTGAGGTGATAGAAACCAAGGAACCAATTCGGCATCTGAATACATGCGGGGACATGATATTTGCAATTACCCGTGGCCATGGGATTAAG GTGATTGATGCATCAAGAAAGGTCAAAGATAATTGCACGAATAAAAAGGTAAAGTGTATGGCGGTGGTTCAGGGGAAGATTTATGCAGGTTGCAAGGATTCAAGCATACAG GAGTTGTCTACAACAAGCAATCGGGCACAAGAGATCAAAGCAGCATCAAAATTTTGGAGGCTGCAACGGAGACCCATAAATGCAGTTGTCACGTATAAAGATTGGCTTTACAGTGCAAGTTCAATTGTGCAAGGTTCAAACTTGAAG GAATGGAAAAGACACGGCAAACCCCAAATGTCACTTAAAACCGGGAAAAGAGAAAAGGTGACGGCAATGGGAATAACGGAAGACTTCATATACCTCAACTGCAACTCATCAACAAACAGCATCCAG ATATGGCTGAGAGGGACACAGCAGAAAGTGGGCAGAATCTCAGCAGGAAGCAGAATTACGAGCATCCTCACAGCCAACGACATTATCTTGTGTGGTACCGAAGCGGGGCTAATCAAG GGATGGATCCCTCTATAG
- the LOC133708394 gene encoding putative E3 ubiquitin-protein ligase LIN-1 isoform X1, translated as MKMNLLGDSVEDVASCSTTALVSSHNQERLDLKSIRAVVISVNQCILKLIANAKTRNSIRVRCISKLQNQKQDFFEFSDQSVISNLYWGIDSIEAAITAEWPEEKAAQLRKAEQMLQVPALLDEDGVTAGIPNSYLVCCSYFYLSVVRKLQEDEWQVALHFLQAVLVSPRLVQTEFAHDLYESLFPTCGRSERQEIRASKSLESIDKDEAIRQMARIYRDWLMYYKVMLYGATPQGQGGGYRGILSPDKESLYSLHGKSTRSDCSNNIEHDHSLHTQWNYGKVHPFDSQEDIAIEDELKQSIHISEFEEYGKSKNDLNQATEFHVKTRELQRNSSIKRLQDLLDDSQSDTPTSVDSCSDYSDYDIESEVIDGGECSTRDARIGADFSKKLQATSSTSDPKYEALSFSQVCQDPVPNEVIQVNNSMILSSRFTDSINGLLTISEHRDKRSKTHQNLYVQKEYASQRNYRINQRDHQRSVARKKHSSRSQKSSIELRLHSTKDSKSELLSITEKAISKLFQWEGLGKWDEDYAVEVTTIYQILCNKKGEKCAVLKDMILDQLLIGISASKEEKVIRVSVSILTTIVAANKSVIEDIKKKGLQLSDLASALKRNVHEAAILFYLMNPSPTEIKTLELLPALLGVVCSPNSYKGRPASVPTPLTASLMIIGVLVSSFDHATNNVHLAEISYPNVLHGLLVVARDSNIEELISWATILVKCIQYDGNCRRYISRLAPMAPFSRLLECKMKHARCIALEFFHEVLCIPRSSATALLQRLQKEGSTKIMNSLMLCVQQLQPEYQLLAANLLLHLDTLDNSSCKSALTEEAMQVLLKLVASEESSTTQHLSAFILSNLGGTYSWAGEPYTVAWLVKKAGVTSSYRRNMIKTIHWLDDCLEDSGTDSWCSKISRSIINIGNPVFDSLVKGLKSTTRKVSRDCLIAIAWLGFEIAKSPDIIRYSACEILLSGVEQFLHPGLELEERVLACLCIYNYASGKGMKKLIHFSEGVRESLRRLSNVTWMAEELHKVADYVLPNRSQRISCVHTQILEVGVNYSGAVCALMYYKGFLHGGYSDGSVKVWNIKGQSATLVWDMKEHKKAVTCFSLLESRDSLISGSLDKTIRVWQVVHKKLECIEVIETKEPIRHLNTCGDMIFAITRGHGIKVIDASRKVKDNCTNKKVKCMAVVQGKIYAGCKDSSIQELSTTSNRAQEIKAASKFWRLQRRPINAVVTYKDWLYSASSIVQGSNLKEWKRHGKPQMSLKTGKREKVTAMGITEDFIYLNCNSSTNSIQIWLRGTQQKVGRISAGSRITSILTANDIILCGTEAGLIKGWIPL; from the exons ATGAAAATGAACTTGCTTGGTGACTCGGTGGAAGATGTAGCTAGCTGTTCTACTACTGCTTTGGTTTCGTCTCATAATCAAGAGAGATTAGACCTCAAGTCCATTCGGGCGGTTGTCATTTCAGTCAATCAATGCATTCTCAAACTCATAGCAAATGCCAAAACTAGAAACTCTATAAGGGTGAGATGTATCTCCAAGCTTCAAAATCAGAAACAGGATTTCTTCGAATTCTCTGACCAGTCTGTCATATCAAATCTTTACTGGGGTATTGACAGCATAGAAGCTGCAATTACCGCCGAATGGCCAGAAGAGAAAGCCGCTCAGCTGAGGAAGGCAGAGCAGATGCTACAAGTGCCCGCGCTACTCGATGAGGATGGAGTCACAGCTGGAATTCCGAACAGTTATTTGGTGTGTTGCTCATACTTTTACCTCTCTGTTGTTCGAAAACTCCAAGAGGATGAGTGGCAGGTTGCACTGCATTTCCTACAGGCCGTGCTGGTCTCCCCGAGACTTGTTCAGACAGAATTTGCGCATGACCTTTATGAAAGTCTTTTCCCGACTTGCGGCCGTTCTGAAAGACAAGAAATAAGAGCGAGTAAGAGCTTGGAATCAATTGACAAGGATGAAGCAATAAGGCAGATGGCAAGGATATATAGAGATTGGTTGATGTATTATAAGGTCATGTTATATGGCGCGACTCCTCAGGGTCAAGGTGGAGGATACAGAGGCATTTTGTCCCCTGACAAAGAGTCACTATATTCTCT ACATGGGAAATCCACTAGGTCGGACTGTTCAAATAATATTGAGCATGACCACAGCTTGCACACTCAATGGAAT TATGGAAAAGTGCACCCTTTTGATTCTCAAGAAGATATTGCCATCGAAGATGAACTGAAACAATCCATCCACatctcagaatttgaagaaTATGGGAAATCCAAAAATGATTTGAATCAAGCAACAGAGTTTCATGTTAAAACTAGAGAGCTCCAGAGGAATTCAAGTATTAAAAGACTCCAAGATTTGCTGGATGACTCTCAATCAGACACACCAACTTCAGTGGATTCATGCTCTGATTATTCAGATTATGACATTGAGTCAGAG GTCATTGATGGTGGTGAGTGCTCAACCAGAGATGCAAGAATAGGTGCAGATTTTTCCAA GAAACTGCAGGCTACTAGCTCCACATCAGACCCAAAGTACGAAGCATTATCTTTTTCACAAGTCTGTCAGGATCCAGTCCCTAACGAAGTCATTCAAGTAAATAACTCTATGATTCTTTCGAGCAGATTCACAGATTCCATCAATGGTTTATTAACTATTTCAGAGCATAGAGATAAAAGATCAAAGACCCATCAGAATTTATATGTACAAAAGGAGTATGCATCTCAGCGGAACTATAGGATCAACCAAAGGGATCACCAAAGAAGTGTTGCAAGGAAAAAACATAGTTCTCGTAGCCAGAAAAGCTCTATTGAACTTCGCTTACATTCCACAAAAGATTCGAAAAGTGAACTACTGAGTATTACTGAAAAAGCAATTTCAAAACTATTTCAGTGGGAAGGATTGGGAAAATGGGATGAAGATTATGCTGTAGAAGTTACAACAATATATCAAATACTATGCAACAAAAAAGGAGAGAAATGTGCTGTCTTGAAAGACATGATATTGGATCAACTGCTCATAGGTATTTCAGCTTCAAAGGAGGAGAAAGTGATAAGGGTATCAGTGTCTATACTAACTACTATTGTTGCAGCTAATAAGTCAGTTATCGAGGACATAAAGAAGAAAGGTCTGCAGTTATCTGATTTGGCAAGTGCTCTAAAAAGAAATGTTCATGAGGCAGCAATACTGTTTTATCTAATGAATCCATCTCCTACAGAAATTAAGACTTTAGAACTTTTACCGGCATTGTTGGGGGTCGTGTGCTCTCCAAACAGTTATAAGGGTAGGCCAGCATCAGTGCCAACACCTCTGACAGCATCACTAATGATTATTGGAGTTTTAGTATCTTCATTTGACCATGCCACAAATAATGTGCACTTGGCTGAAATCAGTTATCCCAATGTGCTGCATGGGCTCCTAGTTGTTGCAAGAGATAGTAACATTGAAGAATTGATCTCCTGGGCCACTATTCTTGTCAAATGCATACAATACGATGGAAACTGCAGAAGATATATATCAAGATTAGCTCCAATGGCTCCATTTTCCCGTCTCCTAGAATGTAAGATGAAGCATGCCAGGTGCATAGCGCTGGAATTTTTTCATGAAGTTCTTTGTATTCCAAG GTCATCGGCTACTGCCTTGTTGCAGAGGCTGCAAAAAGAAGGAAGCACGAAGATTATGAACTCACTCATGCTTTGTGTCCAACAATTGCAACCTGAATACCAACTTTTGGCAGCAAATTTGCTGCTTCATTTAGATACACTA GATAACTCCTCCTGTAAGAGTGCATTGACAGAAGAAGCTATGCAGGTTCTCCTCAAGTTGGTCGCATCTGAAGAAAGTTCCACTACACAGCACTTATCTGCATTCATCTTATCAAATCTCGGTGGAACATATTCATGGGCAGGGGAACCATATACAGTAGCATGGTTGGTTAAAAAGGCAGGTGTGACTTCCTCGTATCGACGGAATATGATAAAAACTATCCATTGGTTGGATGATTGCTTAGAG GATTCTGGCACGGACTCATGGTGCAGCAAAATTTCCAGAAGCATCATTAACATTGGGAATCCTGTCTTTGATTCTTTAGTGAAGGGTCTAAAGAGCACAACAAGGAAGGTTTCTAGGGACTGTCTAATAGCCATAGCATGGCTTGGGTTTGAAATTGCAAAGAGTCCAGATATCATCAGATATTCTGCCTGTGAGATCTTACTTAGTGGAGTTGAGCAATTTTTGCATCCTGGATTGGAGCTAGAAGAACGAGTTCTAGCATGTCTCTGCATATATAACTATGCTTCTGGTAAAG GGATGAAAAAGTTGATTCATTTCTCGGAAGGAGTGAGAGAATCACTAAGACGCTTGTCAAATGTAACCTGGATGGCAGAGGAGCTACATAAAGTAGCTGATTATGTTCTGCCAAACCGATCA CAGCGCATTTCTTGTGTTCATACCCAAATTCTCGAGGTTGGAGTCAATTACAGTGGAGCTGTATGTGCCCTCATGTATTACAAAGGATTTCTTCATGGTGGCTACTCAGATGGTTCTGTGAAG GTCTGGAACATAAAAGGTCAGTCAGCCACACTCGTATGGGACATGAAGGAGCACAAAAAGGCAGTTACATGCTTTTCACTACTTGAATCCAGGGACAGCCTTATAAGTGGATCACTGGACAAAACTATCAGG GTCTGGCAAGTGGTCCACAAAAAACTGGAGTGCATTGAGGTGATAGAAACCAAGGAACCAATTCGGCATCTGAATACATGCGGGGACATGATATTTGCAATTACCCGTGGCCATGGGATTAAG GTGATTGATGCATCAAGAAAGGTCAAAGATAATTGCACGAATAAAAAGGTAAAGTGTATGGCGGTGGTTCAGGGGAAGATTTATGCAGGTTGCAAGGATTCAAGCATACAG GAGTTGTCTACAACAAGCAATCGGGCACAAGAGATCAAAGCAGCATCAAAATTTTGGAGGCTGCAACGGAGACCCATAAATGCAGTTGTCACGTATAAAGATTGGCTTTACAGTGCAAGTTCAATTGTGCAAGGTTCAAACTTGAAG GAATGGAAAAGACACGGCAAACCCCAAATGTCACTTAAAACCGGGAAAAGAGAAAAGGTGACGGCAATGGGAATAACGGAAGACTTCATATACCTCAACTGCAACTCATCAACAAACAGCATCCAG ATATGGCTGAGAGGGACACAGCAGAAAGTGGGCAGAATCTCAGCAGGAAGCAGAATTACGAGCATCCTCACAGCCAACGACATTATCTTGTGTGGTACCGAAGCGGGGCTAATCAAG GGATGGATCCCTCTATAG